One segment of Comamonas thiooxydans DNA contains the following:
- a CDS encoding VOC family protein, with translation MSQAAPTPVYSQPRRADMSQLPAPAAVQQLHHYAYKAKDAEETRHFYEDILGLPLYHIIQSDYVPSTGEYCPYTHFFFRLKDGSFIAFFDIGDDEAALPSPNTPIWINHISFRVDSVQELENTKARLQACGVEVLGVTDHHIFKSIYFFDPNGIRLELTAQLADELQMLKESKTAHARLDEWTARKEQWRKERAEGKSGAPLKPQNNDRPEFVPPK, from the coding sequence ATGAGCCAAGCCGCCCCTACCCCGGTTTACTCCCAGCCCCGGCGTGCGGACATGAGCCAGCTGCCCGCACCTGCCGCCGTGCAGCAGTTGCACCACTACGCCTACAAGGCCAAGGATGCAGAAGAGACTCGTCACTTCTACGAGGACATCCTGGGCCTGCCGCTCTACCACATCATCCAGAGCGACTACGTTCCTTCCACGGGCGAATACTGCCCCTACACCCATTTCTTCTTCCGCCTCAAGGACGGCTCCTTCATCGCCTTCTTCGACATTGGCGACGACGAAGCGGCCCTGCCCTCACCCAACACTCCGATCTGGATCAATCACATCTCCTTCCGTGTGGACTCCGTGCAGGAGCTGGAAAACACCAAGGCCCGCCTGCAGGCCTGCGGCGTGGAAGTGCTGGGCGTGACCGATCACCACATCTTCAAGAGCATCTACTTCTTCGACCCCAACGGCATCCGCCTGGAGCTGACGGCCCAACTGGCCGACGAGCTGCAGATGCTCAAGGAAAGCAAGACCGCCCATGCACGCCTGGACGAGTGGACGGCCCGCAAGGAGCAGTGGCGCAAGGAACGTGCCGAAGGCAAGTCCGGCGCCCCCCTCAAGCCGCAGAACAACGACCGGCCGGAGTTTGTTCCTCCCAAGTAA